One genomic window of Hippopotamus amphibius kiboko isolate mHipAmp2 chromosome 10, mHipAmp2.hap2, whole genome shotgun sequence includes the following:
- the SAMSN1 gene encoding SAM domain-containing protein SAMSN-1 isoform X3 — protein sequence MRAISWTMKKKVGKKYIKALSEEKDEEGEDAFSYRNSDPMIGTHTEKSSLKASDSMDSLYSGQSSSSGITSCSDGTSNRDSFRLDDDGPYSGPFCGRARVHTDFTPSPYDTDSLKIKKGDIIDIICKTPMGMWTGMLNNKVGNFKFIYVDVISEEEEAPKKIKAHRRSGKEKPKTLQEFLERIHLQEYTSTLLLNGYETLEDLKDIKESHLIELNIKNPEDRVRLLSAAENLLDEETIQEQEDESVPLSLSPDISLNKSQLDDCPRDSGCYISSGNSDNGKEDLESENLSDMVQKITITEPRD from the exons ATGAGAGCTATTTCCTGgacaatgaagaaaaaagtggGTAAAAAGTACATCAAAGCCCTTTCTGAAGAAAAG gatgaggaaggagaggatgCCTTCTCATATCGGAACAGTGATCCCATGATTGGAACCCATACAGAGAAGAGCTCCCTCAAAGCCAGTGACTCCATGGACAGTCTCTACAGTGGGCAGAGCTCATCAA GTGGAATAACAAGCTGTTCAGACGGTACAAGTAACCGAGACAGCTTTCGACTGGATGATGATGGCCCCTACTCCGGACCATTCTGTGGCCGTGCCCGAGTACATACTGATTTCACACCAAGCCCTTATGACACTGACTCCCTCAAAATCAAG aaAGGAGATATCATAGATATTATCTGCAAAACACCAATGGGGATGTGGACAGGAATGCTGAACAATAAGGTGGGAAActtcaaatttatttatgtgGATGTCATCTCAGAAGAGGAAGAAGCCCCCAAGAAAATAAAGGCACACAGAAGGAGTGGGAAGGAAAAACCTAAGACTCTGCAGGAGTTCTTAGAGAGGATCCACCTTCAG GAATACACCTCAACGCTTTTGCTCAATGGTTACGAGACTCTAGAAGATTTAAAGGATATAAAAGAGAGTCATCTCAttgaattaaacattaaaaacccAGAAGATAGGGTGAGGTTACTATCAGCTGCTGAAAATCTTCTTGATGAAGAAA CTATTCAAGAGCAAGAAGATGAATCCGTGCCCCTATCCTTAAGCCCAGACATCTCCTTAAATAAGTCACAGTTAGATGACTGCCCAAGGGACTCTGGTTGTTATATCTCATCAGGAAATTCAGATAATGGTAAAGAAGATCTGGAGTCTGAAAACCTGTCTGACATGGTACAGAAGATCACTATCACAGAGCCAAGAGACTGA
- the SAMSN1 gene encoding SAM domain-containing protein SAMSN-1 isoform X2, with protein MLKRKPSNVSEKEKHQKPKRSSSFGNFDRFRNNSVSKPDDSTEVHEGEPINESGEQNKTSHDGRSLGKKMRAISWTMKKKVGKKYIKALSEEKDEEGEDAFSYRNSDPMIGTHTEKSSLKASDSMDSLYSGQSSSSGITSCSDGTSNRDSFRLDDDGPYSGPFCGRARVHTDFTPSPYDTDSLKIKKGDIIDIICKTPMGMWTGMLNNKVGNFKFIYVDVISEEEEAPKKIKAHRRSGKEKPKTLQEFLERIHLQEYTSTLLLNGYETLEDLKDIKESHLIELNIKNPEDRVRLLSAAENLLDEETIQEQEDESVPLSLSPDISLNKSQLDDCPRDSGCYISSGNSDNGKEDLESENLSDMVQKITITEPRD; from the exons CGCAGCAGCAGTTTCGGGAATTTTGATCGTTTTCGGAATAATTCTGTTTCAAAACCAGATGATTCAACCGAG GTACATGAAGGGGAACCAATAAATGAAAgtggagaacaaaacaaaacttcacatGATGGAAGAAGTCTAGGTAAAAAAATGAGAGCTATTTCCTGgacaatgaagaaaaaagtggGTAAAAAGTACATCAAAGCCCTTTCTGAAGAAAAG gatgaggaaggagaggatgCCTTCTCATATCGGAACAGTGATCCCATGATTGGAACCCATACAGAGAAGAGCTCCCTCAAAGCCAGTGACTCCATGGACAGTCTCTACAGTGGGCAGAGCTCATCAA GTGGAATAACAAGCTGTTCAGACGGTACAAGTAACCGAGACAGCTTTCGACTGGATGATGATGGCCCCTACTCCGGACCATTCTGTGGCCGTGCCCGAGTACATACTGATTTCACACCAAGCCCTTATGACACTGACTCCCTCAAAATCAAG aaAGGAGATATCATAGATATTATCTGCAAAACACCAATGGGGATGTGGACAGGAATGCTGAACAATAAGGTGGGAAActtcaaatttatttatgtgGATGTCATCTCAGAAGAGGAAGAAGCCCCCAAGAAAATAAAGGCACACAGAAGGAGTGGGAAGGAAAAACCTAAGACTCTGCAGGAGTTCTTAGAGAGGATCCACCTTCAG GAATACACCTCAACGCTTTTGCTCAATGGTTACGAGACTCTAGAAGATTTAAAGGATATAAAAGAGAGTCATCTCAttgaattaaacattaaaaacccAGAAGATAGGGTGAGGTTACTATCAGCTGCTGAAAATCTTCTTGATGAAGAAA CTATTCAAGAGCAAGAAGATGAATCCGTGCCCCTATCCTTAAGCCCAGACATCTCCTTAAATAAGTCACAGTTAGATGACTGCCCAAGGGACTCTGGTTGTTATATCTCATCAGGAAATTCAGATAATGGTAAAGAAGATCTGGAGTCTGAAAACCTGTCTGACATGGTACAGAAGATCACTATCACAGAGCCAAGAGACTGA